The proteins below are encoded in one region of Phaeodactylum tricornutum CCAP 1055/1 chromosome 3, complete sequence:
- a CDS encoding predicted protein has protein sequence MERLTEGDRNALSLEDLSSISTNVSYFYLKNELGLSEEAMWKITYEAGSALGMTTNTIRRKVEVLRDTMSLSDAEIISVLERHPTILHLSADKNISPTILFLLRMLELGRDDLRRLFVSEPSILSYTTANLNSKINFFVRIMGYSIGECRKVLLAEPKLLRVSVRTGLVPRMRFLVRDMEIPMQNLRAIVKKHPRILLYSLDDNLIPKLIFYLIMTLHMELDQVQKLLVTYPTILEYNLDRHILPITEFFVKDLSYQPAEFRSILLKFPRLMTHSLRKIKHLVGYLRFELGLTGSQVKRVLYQAPQIIGLNTDVSLKAKVEFLRDSLNLSDHELRRVVSGMPTLLVLSIDGNLRPKAEYLRNCFDGNEKDLRETILRLPTLLGYSLDKRIQPRMTAILQSELKAGSITVGIPMKEDKFDAWLVGRKREMKQGLARAEGKALPAIPDLSGRIVHWTRDP, from the exons ATGGAAAGGCTCACAGAAGGCGACAGAAACG CACTTTCTTTGGAGGATTTGAGCTCGATTTCAACAAATGTTTCGTACTTCTACCTTAAGAACGAGCTCGGTCTCTCAGAAGAAGCCATGTGGAAAATCACATACGAGGCTGGCTCGGCGTTGGGAATGACGACAAATACAATTCGGCGCAAAGTTGAAGTATTGCGTGATACGATGAGTCTCTCGGACGCCGAGATAATTTCTGTATTGGAGCGACACCCGACCATCTTACACCTATCTGCCGACAAAAATATATCTCCCACAATCCTCTTTCTACTTCGGATGTTAGAGCTGGGACGAGACGACCTGCGACGCTTATTTGTTTCAGAGCCATCGATTCTTAGCTACACAACTGCTAATCTCAACTCAAAGATCAACTTCTTTGTTCGCATCATGGGTTACTCGATTGGAGAATGCCGCAAAGTCTTACTGGCTGAACCCAAACTATTGCGTGTTAGCGTACGCACCGGTCTAGTGCCGCGAATGCGATTTTTGGTGCGCGACATGGAAATTCCAATGCAGAATCTGCGTGCTATAGTGAAAAAGCATCCTCGAATTTTGTTGTATAGCCTCGACGACAACTTGATACCCAAGCTTATCTTTTACCTTATCATGACTCTCCACATGGAACTCGACCAAGTCCAGAAGCTCCTTGTCACATACCCGACCATCCTCGAATATAATCTGGATCGTCACATCTTGCCAATAACAGAGTTTTTCGTGAAAGACTTGTCCTATCAACCAGCGGAATTTCGCAGCATTCTTTTGAAGTTCCCTCGGCTCATGACACATTCGTTGCGCAAGATCAAACACTTGGTCGGTTACCTTCGCTTTGAGCTAGGGCTGACTGGGTCTCAAGTAAAGCGGGTTTTGTACCAGGCTCCCCAAATCATTGGACTCAATACCGACGTGAGCCTCAAGGCGAAGGTAGAGTTTTTGCGGGATTCCCTCAATCTTAGCGACCATGAGCTTCGCCGGGTGGTTTCGGGTATGCCAACCTTGCTCGTTCTCAGCATAGATGGAAACCTGCGTCCAAAAGCTGAATATTTACGCAACTGTTTTGACGGTAACGAGAAAGATCTACGAGAAACGATTCTGCGTCTGCCTACGCTTTTGGGGTATTCATTGGACAAGCGCATCCAACCTCGTATGACAGCAATCCTACAAAGTGAGCTAAAAGCAGGCTCCATTACGGTTGGAATTCCAATGAAGGAAGACAAATTTGATGCATGGTTAGTGGGACGCAAGCGAGAAATGAAACAGGGGCTCGCTCGAGCGGAAGGGAAGGCGCTGCCTGCGATACCAGACCTGTCTGGCcggattgttcactggaccCGAGACCCGTAA
- a CDS encoding predicted protein has product MTEDVVRKAARSCVHSWMQPPGEGKVQAVDCIHEKCSLLVLYPGGNYSSWALKQAKLFTFCSEFELKVLLESNFQSVKILNAGNKSAAAVHVSVGPVNGWMVMLCTQHEWKCISAVFSRSPTPKQQVLPMDFQDVATLSWDGYCAANRACDAKAMASVFHGTCRLTYSDDDGNVQVFEQSAFCKKVANRYTEDTPHIPFASFRDNQEIGQFDSLDSIEFSSPNVAMVTLMVGHPPFLWTDLLTCAKLEGQWWIVHKSSCSQQHPMVQVECK; this is encoded by the coding sequence ATGACGGAAGATGTTGTGCGAAAGGCTGCTCGGTCCTGCGTTCACAGTTGGATGCAACCGCCTGGCGAGGGAAAAGTCCAAGCGGTGGATTGTATCCACGAAAAGTGCTCGCTGTTAGTATTGTATCCCGGCGGAAATTATTCATCCTGGGCTCTCAAGCAAGCAAAACTGTTTACCTTCTGTAGCGAATTCGAGTTGAAGGTTCTGCTCGAATCGAATTTTCAATCCGTCAAGATTTTGAACGCTGGGAACAAGAGTGCGGCTGCCGTACACGTCTCAGTTGGCCCGGTCAATGGATGGATGGTCATGTTATGTACTCAACACGAATGGAAATGCATTTCTGCTGTCTTTTCAAGGTCGCCTACACCAAAACAGCAAGTGTTGCCTATGGATTTTCAAGATGTCGCGACTCTAAGTTGGGACGGCTATTGTGCCGCCAATCGAGCGTGTGATGCCAAGGCGATGGCATCTGTCTTTCACGGTACATGCCGTCTCACCTACAGTGATGATGACGGAAACGTCCAAGTTTTCGAACAATCAGCCTTTTGTAAAAAGGTTGCCAACCGGTACACTGAGGACACACCTCACATACCCTTTGCATCTTTCCGGGACAATCAAGAAATTGGTCAATTCGATTCGTTGGATTCCATAGAATTTTCGTCTCCTAATGTAGCTATGGTAACGCTCATGGTAGGACACCCGCCCTTCTTATGGACAGATCTCTTGACATGCGCCAAACTTGAAGGACAATGGTGGATTGTGCACAAGTCGTCCTGCAGCCAGCAACATCCGATGGTGCAGGTTGAGTGTAAGTAG